One Pseudocalidococcus azoricus BACA0444 DNA window includes the following coding sequences:
- a CDS encoding pentapeptide repeat-containing protein — MEALNTRDFFLRWRAGERDFSGLDLRRVDLTLEEVNDTDFTGSNLAGAVLNGADLIGCNFTQANLVSAKILGADLSAANLTEADLSNALVSSSNLMGAQLPKANLRRAVLSCAIMRGTNLRGAKLRGANFDCTDLTGADLLGADALRPELLEAVLDKTTMPDGTVYELPS; from the coding sequence ATGGAAGCCCTGAATACTCGTGATTTTTTCCTCCGCTGGCGCGCTGGTGAACGGGACTTTTCTGGCCTGGATCTGCGGCGAGTGGATTTGACCCTCGAAGAAGTGAACGATACTGACTTTACCGGTTCCAACTTGGCCGGGGCGGTACTGAATGGGGCCGATTTAATTGGTTGTAACTTTACCCAGGCCAATCTCGTCTCAGCCAAAATTTTGGGGGCGGATTTAAGTGCGGCTAACTTAACTGAAGCAGATCTGAGTAATGCCTTGGTGAGTAGTTCTAACCTGATGGGGGCGCAATTACCCAAGGCCAATTTACGGCGGGCGGTGTTGAGTTGTGCGATTATGCGGGGAACAAATCTGCGGGGGGCAAAGCTGCGGGGGGCAAATTTTGACTGCACGGATCTGACGGGGGCGGATTTATTGGGGGCAGATGCCTTGCGGCCGGAATTGCTCGAGGCCGTTTTGGACAAGACAACCATGCCCGATGGGACTGTTTATGAGCTACCCAGCTAG
- the glmU gene encoding bifunctional UDP-N-acetylglucosamine diphosphorylase/glucosamine-1-phosphate N-acetyltransferase GlmU has protein sequence MIAVAVLAAGRGTRMKSQLPKVLHPLGGRSLVEWVFQSVADLAPTHKIVIVGYAGDMVRQALQDLPQIQFVDQSKQLGTGHAVQQVMPLLENFTGDLLVLNGDVPLLRRETLRALLTTHQAHGNAATILTAQIPDPQGYGRVICDGNNIVKQIVEDRDCTAAQKQNRRINAGVYCFHYPELAEVLPHLKSENDQQEFYLTDAVNDLEPVMAMDVEDYEEILGVNDRQQLAAAYQILQRRIKQYWMMAGVTLIDPDSITIDDTVQLAPDVILEPQTHLRGQTSIGSGSQIGPGSYIENSQIAANVSVKFSVITDSQIAEASQIGPYAHLRGHSQIGSHCRIGNFVELKQATLGNHTKASHLSYLGDAHLGDQVNIGAGTITANYDGVRKHRTVIGHRSKTGANSVLVAPVELGEDVTVAAGSTVTADVPAQSLVIARARQVIKPGWQLSPPSAP, from the coding sequence ATGATAGCCGTAGCGGTACTGGCAGCCGGGCGGGGAACCAGGATGAAGTCTCAGTTACCGAAAGTTCTCCATCCCCTTGGGGGCCGCTCATTAGTCGAATGGGTTTTTCAAAGTGTGGCCGATTTAGCCCCAACTCACAAAATTGTGATTGTCGGTTATGCCGGGGACATGGTTCGCCAGGCCCTCCAAGACCTACCTCAGATCCAATTTGTTGACCAAAGCAAGCAATTAGGCACAGGTCACGCCGTCCAACAGGTCATGCCATTACTGGAGAATTTTACAGGGGATCTACTGGTACTCAATGGGGATGTGCCCCTGCTGCGGCGAGAAACGCTCAGAGCATTACTGACAACCCACCAGGCCCACGGTAATGCCGCCACCATCCTCACAGCCCAAATTCCTGATCCCCAGGGCTATGGTCGCGTCATTTGTGATGGGAATAACATTGTCAAGCAAATTGTTGAAGACCGAGACTGCACCGCGGCCCAAAAGCAAAACCGCCGGATCAATGCTGGAGTCTATTGCTTCCATTACCCTGAACTTGCGGAAGTGTTGCCTCACCTAAAAAGCGAAAACGACCAGCAGGAGTTCTATCTCACCGATGCCGTCAATGATCTAGAACCAGTCATGGCTATGGATGTCGAGGACTATGAAGAAATCCTGGGGGTGAATGATCGGCAACAATTAGCCGCCGCCTATCAAATCCTCCAAAGACGGATTAAGCAATATTGGATGATGGCAGGTGTCACCTTGATTGATCCCGACAGCATTACCATTGACGACACCGTGCAGTTAGCCCCCGATGTTATTTTGGAACCCCAAACTCATCTGCGAGGCCAAACCTCCATCGGCTCCGGTTCCCAAATTGGCCCAGGCAGCTACATTGAAAATAGCCAAATTGCGGCCAACGTCTCTGTCAAGTTTTCTGTGATTACCGACTCTCAAATTGCTGAAGCTAGCCAAATTGGCCCCTATGCTCATCTGCGCGGCCACAGTCAAATCGGCAGCCATTGTCGGATTGGCAATTTTGTTGAACTCAAGCAAGCAACCCTCGGCAATCACACCAAAGCCTCACATCTGTCCTATCTTGGGGATGCCCACTTAGGCGATCAGGTTAATATTGGGGCAGGGACAATTACCGCTAATTATGATGGTGTTCGCAAACATCGCACTGTGATTGGACATCGCAGTAAAACTGGGGCAAATTCTGTTTTGGTCGCTCCGGTGGAATTAGGTGAAGATGTGACTGTCGCCGCAGGTTCAACCGTAACCGCAGATGTTCCCGCCCAGAGCCTAGTTATTGCCCGCGCCCGTCAAGTGATTAAGCCCGGTTGGCAACTGTCCCCTCCTTCTGCACCCTAA
- a CDS encoding TIGR04168 family protein — protein sequence MTVITSSPDLNIKTIAVVGDIHELWNSDDTTALKLLNVDVALFVGDFGNEAVAVVQGIAAIDLPKAVALGNHDAWYSATDWGRKKCPYNRQIEDRVQQQLDLLGVAHVGYGYRDFPSCGFAVVGGRPFSWGGPELKNIHYLQERFGIHNLSESTAEIIQAARQAPTDTLWFISHNGPAGLGDYPESPCGRDWQPLGGDFGDPDLAAAIQQLKQEGKRIPLVAFGHMHHRLRHRNDRQRTPIAIHGDTIYLNAAVCPRMIQAQNQTWRTFMVVFWDGERIMDINQAWVNVKDQRIQRQSLLHQANLQPFLPQISTIEELNLSLCQKR from the coding sequence ATGACCGTTATTACCAGCTCCCCTGACTTAAACATAAAAACTATTGCGGTGGTGGGTGATATTCACGAACTCTGGAACAGTGATGATACCACGGCCCTGAAGCTCTTAAATGTGGATGTCGCCCTTTTCGTTGGGGACTTTGGTAATGAAGCGGTGGCGGTTGTCCAAGGAATTGCGGCCATTGATCTACCTAAGGCAGTGGCGTTGGGAAATCATGATGCTTGGTACAGTGCCACGGATTGGGGCCGGAAAAAATGCCCTTACAATCGCCAAATTGAAGACCGAGTCCAGCAACAACTCGATTTACTTGGGGTGGCCCATGTTGGGTATGGCTATCGGGATTTTCCCAGTTGTGGGTTTGCAGTGGTGGGGGGACGGCCCTTTAGTTGGGGTGGGCCGGAGCTAAAAAATATTCACTACCTTCAGGAGCGATTTGGGATTCATAACTTATCGGAGTCCACAGCAGAGATCATCCAGGCCGCACGCCAGGCCCCGACTGATACCCTTTGGTTTATTTCCCACAATGGCCCGGCTGGTTTAGGGGATTACCCAGAATCTCCCTGTGGACGAGATTGGCAACCTTTGGGCGGAGATTTTGGTGATCCGGATTTAGCAGCGGCCATTCAGCAGTTAAAACAGGAGGGGAAACGGATTCCTTTAGTTGCCTTTGGTCATATGCATCACCGTTTACGACACCGGAATGATCGCCAACGCACCCCAATTGCCATTCATGGAGATACCATTTATCTCAATGCGGCGGTTTGTCCCCGAATGATCCAGGCCCAGAATCAAACATGGCGCACCTTTATGGTGGTCTTTTGGGATGGAGAACGAATTATGGACATTAACCAGGCCTGGGTGAATGTGAAGGATCAACGGATTCAACGCCAATCACTACTCCATCAAGCCAATTTACAACCCTTTCTCCCTCAAATCAGCACCATCGAAGAATTAAACTTATCCCTATGCCAGAAGCGATGA